One Megalopta genalis isolate 19385.01 chromosome 11, iyMegGena1_principal, whole genome shotgun sequence genomic region harbors:
- the LOC117226424 gene encoding MAM and LDL-receptor class A domain-containing protein 1 has translation MRSTLLICYCLTRVSYASPWHPANPTLGEQADLVGAANENFSPNQIRAPESDRTKDAIDFPDFDNVFNTTRSRDREPLDDVERIEPGQWPVRPDTFYTQSSISSSTSISSRTPFDSPTLAQRDPSTRRCPPMSGSPPVLAASVDEVFCDFNAFPTQTLCEWQNGDGVLDWRAGTGMATNWMGGPPSDYTTGTMEGGYAFLETSQIPVSKDGKARTLGGLLHSPQLGNTGVSGTCVTFKYTLDGLSVAGLRVLIHAGTDEYSSKKEETEAMGTDNGTIPSCKPFVAETIGERVIWNAEYYTLGVWQHAQVLYTYPELHSVVIEGIPVDPTDAARLYRGYAAVDDIDLQPGTSCVGFCNFAGGFCDWSNDAEDDFDWTISRGSGNPTTGPAMDSSSERSTAGGYAYIDSSYPRRPGDRARLLSTSFPAPNADAPMCLHFWFHMFGTGIGALKLFVRHFRSLDAPLREIWALNGNAGNTWFVAEITVSSLDDFQLVFEASVGNTGMGDIAIDDISFAQGSCPISPQVAAPTPRDCSFEVDECDWINSRDPDRVEWERVSFQVLGSRNQRKPYSNGYTINRRNEFFLGLGRPRGGPRSSGGGTAQLVSREINGSEESVCITFWYLMFESFIDSSGPSLGVLRVSVQTTGESSTESRSIWQLYNDQGPTWNYAQISVAEKRDFNVVFEGTWGPNRASGSIGIDDISFYTGKCTVKPPSASARPEDCSFEKGLCGWENITLSDNERAVTWQSAFLTHRPAQLLDKTFGATGDFIFFDIFTTNQKSTDVRLRSPVVQTSPDEESVCFTFWFAAFGVEESTTLQVIKMNAEEEQGVPNDTGANQEQTLWSLTAKGFNNPRPVWTAGQVTIDARVPYHLILRGSASNGGFAIDDIKFQPQTCTIRPAAAQPIVASEN, from the exons ATGCGTTCAACGCTACTGATTTGTTATTGCTTGACTCGAGTATCGTACGCGAGTCCATGGCATCCCGCGAACCCGACGCTCGGAGAGCAAGCGGATCTGGTGGGAGCGGCGAACGAGAATTTCAGCCCGAACCAAATTCGGGCACCCGAAAGCGATCGGACCAAAGACGCGATCGATTTTCCAGACTTCGATAACGTTTTCAACACGACACGCTCTCGAGACCGCGAACCTTTGGACGACGTGGAACGCATCGAGCCCGGACAATGGCCCGTCAGACCGGACACGTTCTACACGCAGAGTTCGATTTCTTCGAGCACATCGATCTCGTCGCGAACTCCGTTCGATTCGCCAACGCTCGCTCAAAGGGATCCATCGACGCGGAG GTGCCCCCCGATGAGCGGATCACCGCCGGTACTCGCAGCATCCGTCGACGAAGTTTTCTGCGACTTCAACGCGTTTCCGACGCAAACGCTTTGCGAGTGGCAAAACGGGGACGGCGTCTTAGATTGGAGAGCAGGTACCGGCATGGCTACCAATTGGATGGGTGGGCCCCCGAGCGATTACACCACCGGAACCATGGAAGGAGG GTACGCTTTTTTGGAAACCTCGCAGATACCGGTGTCGAAGGACGGCAAGGCGAGAACCTTGGGAGGACTGTTGCACAGTCCTCAATTGGGGAATACCGGTGTGAGCGGAACCTGCGTCACGTTCAAGTACACGCTGGATGGACTGAGCGTGGCTGGTTTGAGAGTGTTGATTCACGCGGGAACGGACGAGTATTCGAGCAAGAAGGAGGAAACGGAGGCGATGGGAACCGACAACGGCACGATACCGTCCTGCAAGCCTTTCGTCGCTGAAACGATCGGCGAGCGTGTCATTTGGAACGCCGAGTACTACACCCTCGGCGTTTGGCAGCACGCGCAAGTGCTCTATACCTATCCCGAGTTACATTCG GTGGTCATCGAGGGCATTCCCGTGGATCCCACCGACGCGGCTCGCTTGTACAGAGGATACGCAGCCGTGGACGACATAGATTTGCAACCCGGTACTTCTTGCGTCGGGTTCTGCAACTTCGCGGGCGGGTTTTGCGATTGGAGCAACGACGCGGAGGATGATTTCGACTGGACGATC aGCCGAGGAAGCGGAAATCCAACGACCGGGCCGGCCATGGACAGCTCCAGCGAGCGTTCGACGGCCGGAGGATACGCGTACATAGACTCGTCGTATCCGCGCAGACCAGGAGACAGAGCCAGACTTCTTAGCACGAGTTTCCCCGCCCCGAATGCCGACGCACCCATGTGTCTCCACTTTTGGTTCCACATGTTTGGTACCGGAATCGGCGCGTTGAAGCTGTTCGTCAGACATTTTCGTAGCTTGGACGCGCCCCTTCGAGAGATTTGGGCGTTGAACGGAAACGCTGGGAACACGTGGTTCGTTGCCGAAATCACCGTCAGCTCCTTGGACGATTTTCAGCTGGTGTTCGAGGCTTCGGTGGGGAACACTGGAATGGGCGATATCGCCATCGACGACATCTCTTTCGCGCAAGGATCTTGCCCGA TTTCGCCTCAAGTCGCTGCACCGACACCGCGAGACTGCAGCTTCGAAGTCGACGAGTGCGACTGGATCAACTCCAGAGATCCTGATCGTGTTGAATGGGAACGGGTGTCGTTTCAAGTGCTCGGCTCGAGGAACCAGCGGAAACCGTACAGCAACGGGTATACGATCAATCGGAGAAACGAGTTTTTCCTCGGTCTGGGACGTCCACGGGGAGGGCCGCGGTCGTCCGGAGGCGGAACGGCGCAGCTCGTTAGTCGTGAAATCAATGGCAGCGAGGAGTCCGTTTGCATTACTTTTTGGTATTTGATGTTCGAATCTTTCATCGATTCCAGTGGACCGAGCCTGG GAGTGCTTCGGGTATCGGTGCAGACAACCGGGGAATCTTCTACCGAGTCCAGGTCGATTTGGCAGCTTTACAACGATCAAGGACCCACGTGGAATTACGCTCAAATCAGCGTCGCCGAGAAGAGGGACTTCAACGTGGTGTTCGAGGGTACGTGGGGCCCGAATCGAGCCAGCGGCAGCATAGGCATCGACGATATTTCCTTTTACACCGGCAAATGTACAG TGAAACCACCGAGCGCGTCGGCCAGGCCGGAAGACTGCAGCTTCGAGAAAGGACTGTGCGGATGGGAAAATATTACTTTGTCGGACAACGAACGCGCAGTCACTTGGCAGAGCGCTTTTCTTACTCATCGACCGGCTCAGTTGTTGGACAAGACGTTCGGAGCGACCGGTGATTTCATCTTTTTCGATATATTTACGACCAATCAGAAGTCGACGGATGTACGGCTGCGATCACCGGTTGTACAAACATCGCCGGACGAAGaatccgtttgtttcacctTTTGGTTCGCCGCTTTCGGAGTCGAAGAATCCACCACGCTGCAAGTGATCAAGATGAACGCGGAGGAAGAACAAGGCGTTCCGAACGATACCGGAGCAAACCAGGAGCAAACT CTATGGTCGTTAACCGCTAAAGGATTTAATAATCCGAGGCCTGTATGGACGGCAGGACAAGTCACGATAGACGCGCGTGTACCTTATCATCTGATTTTGCGAGGAAGCGCCAGCAACGGAGGTTTCGCTATCGACGATATTAAATTCCAGCCTCAAACCTGTACAA TTCGACCAGCTGCTGCTCAACCGATCGTGGCTAGTGAAAATTAA
- the LOC117226430 gene encoding rRNA methyltransferase 3, mitochondrial, with protein MVLFNVMHGTLRSLGRSTKYESIKTTANVTLNLTRTRMKWASRTPVAIVNEDELYDNEDTTKKSYTASKRIKSTSIKKRGEISTVENKKRVTVFEYNDPTITSLMTKIRSRKRREKNDKIILEGYRLIKDALEAGAQLEIILFNNQFDIDKLNRIIPDDAQLYKVPYKTIQLWSTLTSPPGVMGIFKTPNVENNVTNSDLLPLTIICDNVRDPGNMGSIMRAAAGVGCEKLILVKGCVDLWEPKVLRTASGAHFRLPIHAFPSWDEVLPLINESSNIFVADSNFGDEFVPKYSTDMLQPSSGIFDVDPKELKLSTAKHDDDANKSIVSESNEAANKKTMRDLLLKLPIVPYYSMDYTKQEIVLVLSGETQGLSLDSYKLLNDRKAIRINIPLVNGVDSLNTGVALGIVTFEMKRQFIKKQAEL; from the exons ATGGTACTTTTTAATGTGATGCACGGTACTCTTCGATCTCTTGGGCGTTCAACGAAATACGAATCGATTAAAACAACCGCCAATGTAACGTTGAATCTAACCCGAACGCGAATGAAATGGGCTAGCCGTACACCGGTCGCAATTGTTAACGAAGATGAACTTTACGATAACGAAGACACTACCAAAAAAAGCTATACCGCAAGTAAGAGGATAAAAAGTACATCGATAAAAAAGCGTGGGGAAATTTCGACGGTTGAGAACAAAAAACGTGTCACCGTGTTCGAATATAATGATCCAACCATAAC ATCCTTAATGACCAAAATTAGATCACGGAAGAGAAGGGAAAAGAACGATAAAATAATTTTGGAAGGGTACAGATTGATCAAGGACGCGCTCGAAGCTGGTGCACAATTGGAAATTATTCTCTTCAACAATCAATTCGATATCGATAAATTAAATCGTATTATCCCCGACGATGCGCAACTTTATAAAGTTCCGTATAAAACTATTCAATTATGGTCTACTTTAACCAGCCCACCCGGAGTGATGG GAATTTTTAAGACTCCCAATGTAGAGAACAACGTTACTAACAGCGACTTGTTACCCCTTACTATTATTTGCGACAACGTGAGGGATCCGGGAAACATGGGATCGATTATGAGAGCAGCGGCAGGCGTAGGTtgtgaaaaattaattttagtaAAAG GTTGCGTGGATCTGTGGGAACCAAAAGTCCTAAGGACTGCGAGCGGTGCTCACTTCCGACTGCCTATTCATGCGTTTCCATCGTGGGACGAGGTTCTGCCGTTGATAAACGAAAGCTCGAACATTTTTGTGGCCGACAGTAACTTCGGCGACGAGTTTGTACCAAAGTATAGCACCGATATGCTTCAACCCAGCAGTGGAATATTCGACGTCGATCCAAAAGAACTCAAATTAAGCACGGCTAAGCACGACGACGATGCGAATAAAAGCATCGTATCGGAGTCGAACGAAGCAGCCAATAAAAAAACAATGAGAGACCTTTTGTTGAAACTACCTATCGTACCGTACTATTCTATGGATTATACGAAACAAGAAATTGTGCTCGTCCTAAGCGGAGAAACCCAAGGTTTGTCTCTCGACTCGTACAAGTTGTTGAACGATAGGAAAGCTATTCGTATCAACATACCTTTGGTAAACGGAGTCGACAGTTTAAACACCGGAGTTGCCCTTGGCATCGTTACATTCGAAATGAAGAGGCAATTTATAAAAAAACAAGCTGAACTGTaa
- the LOC117226436 gene encoding uncharacterized protein LOC117226436 — protein MTATLSVARRFPDCVDWQKMRTVAVWTAFVLAYSSSPLVAGIRFIDPISAQSGNTGDIGEKCMHLTEPTCEELRAMWRYTKRQSNAASYNIRETYSEGVEPPVNYRGGARNRAGGSTPIYGKVVHKVPGGSRLRNGMRHSSKQQNKYLYGEVSHQFSGGSRRPNVRTMVGRFDRLKELLLEDRARELQEQRNAEEMAAKTSGYEYATDNEDQLQMQQHRKQFFKPIFQISSKPHDELGLYAYNMPNIGQAWSRSGPQSREYALR, from the exons ATGACGGCAACTCTCTCAGTTGCTCGTCGGTTTCCGGACTGCGTGGACTGGCAG AAAATGCGCACCGTAGCCGTATGGACCGCTTTCGTATTAGCGTATTCGAGCAGCCCGTTGGTGGCCGGTATACGATTCATCGATCCGATCTCGGCTCAGTCGGGAAATACCGGCGACATCGGCGAGAAGTGCATGCACCTGACCGAGCCAACCTGCGAGGAATTGAGGGCGATGTGGAGGTACACCAAACGACAGAGTAACGCTGCGAGTTACAATATCAGGGAAACGTATTCCGAAGGCGTCGAACCTCCCGTCAATTATCGTG GTGGCGCACGAAACCGCGCGGGCGGTAGCACTCCGATTTATGGAAAAGTCGTCCACAAAGTACCGGGAGGAAGCAGATTGAGAAACGGAATGCGACATTCCTCGAAACAGCAAAACAAATATCTTTACGGAGAGGTCAGTCATCAGTTCTCGGGAGGAAGCCGACGCCCCAACGTTCGCACGATGGTTGGCAGGTTCGACCGTTTGAAGGAGCTGCTTCTCGAAGATCGTGCCCGCGAGTTACAG GAACAACGCAACGCCGAGGAAATGGCCGCGAAGACGTCCGGCTACGAATACGCGACGGACAACGAAgatcagctgcaaatgcagcaacatcgaaaacaatttttcaagCCGATATTTCAAATCTCGTCGAAACCGCACGACGAGCTCGGCCTGTACGCTTACAATATGCCGAACATCGGCCAGGCATGGTCG AGGAGCGGACCGCAATCTCGCGAGTACGCGTTGCGTTAA